A genomic window from Candidatus Cloacimonadota bacterium includes:
- a CDS encoding cache domain-containing protein, which translates to MKVPIRPLSFTTKMLILILIILVFTTLSFMLLTQNEVNKVMWNTISSSIRDMRTLISLFVENEYRGLMFHKKYALNKYKDQLKNVTGIVTSNIEYYYSLYKKGLLSENDAKSFALDMVENLRYGNNDYFYIYDANLVAVSHPDTDIRGKNMTEYQDVKGNFPLKMIKNKIIEKGQGFESFWHMHLDETKPVEKLTYNYYFKPWDWIIGTGVYIDDIDKDTETKLVEMVSELRKIFSKIRIGRNGYFFIFDNNHVILVHPTMEGVDFADVDVPGLGIEHWYNLVYASKTPDQAYTYLWDKPDDEGAFKYKKRAYVDFFEPLDWYVVSALYEDEMKEPSRRIFQKELFIALAALLIASLITVFAIRRFTKPVKILTDHARKLTENNFQAEKSDELAHLTEFSHDEMGALAQTFINMEHTLKDYITNLKATTAEKEKIQSELRIAHDIQMSMIPKQFPAFPDREEIEIYAFIEPAKEVGGDLYDFFFIDQDHLCFLIGDVSDKGVPAALFMARSLSMIRSTVRLMNKASNEIPLPSDVISEVNNELYQNNQHCMFLTILLGILDVKSGNVKLTNAGHNHPYLIKEKSIAPILLPTSPPLGIHPKTKYQTEQITLEHFQSIFLYTDGITEAVNENDVLFGEEKLEKTLRIIPDAEPIQVIKSITKEVHEFAANKPQFDDITMLDIRFLGKQI; encoded by the coding sequence ATGAAAGTACCGATACGCCCTCTTTCCTTCACAACCAAGATGCTTATTCTAATCCTCATTATATTGGTTTTCACGACATTGTCATTTATGCTTCTAACTCAAAATGAAGTTAACAAAGTCATGTGGAACACCATTTCCTCCTCAATTCGCGATATGAGAACGCTCATCTCTCTTTTTGTCGAGAATGAGTACCGTGGTCTCATGTTTCATAAAAAATACGCACTCAACAAATATAAAGACCAGTTGAAGAACGTGACGGGAATTGTCACCTCAAATATTGAATACTATTACTCATTATATAAAAAAGGACTTCTGTCCGAAAATGATGCTAAATCCTTTGCTCTGGACATGGTCGAAAATCTTCGATACGGAAATAACGACTATTTCTATATCTATGATGCCAACCTTGTTGCAGTCTCTCATCCTGATACTGACATTCGTGGAAAAAATATGACTGAATATCAGGACGTCAAAGGCAACTTCCCGCTCAAAATGATCAAAAATAAGATAATAGAGAAGGGGCAAGGATTTGAATCTTTCTGGCATATGCACCTTGATGAGACCAAACCTGTAGAAAAACTCACCTATAACTACTATTTCAAACCATGGGATTGGATAATTGGGACAGGTGTGTATATTGACGATATCGACAAAGATACTGAAACCAAGCTTGTCGAGATGGTAAGTGAGTTAAGGAAGATCTTTTCTAAGATTCGGATCGGCAGGAACGGTTATTTTTTCATTTTTGACAACAATCACGTTATCCTCGTTCATCCCACGATGGAAGGTGTCGATTTTGCTGATGTCGATGTTCCAGGATTAGGTATTGAACACTGGTATAATCTTGTATATGCATCGAAAACCCCCGATCAAGCTTACACATATTTGTGGGACAAACCTGATGATGAAGGGGCATTCAAGTATAAGAAAAGAGCATATGTAGATTTCTTCGAACCTCTGGACTGGTATGTAGTTTCTGCACTCTATGAAGATGAGATGAAAGAACCGTCTCGGAGAATTTTCCAAAAAGAATTATTCATCGCACTTGCCGCACTGCTGATAGCAAGTTTAATTACTGTTTTTGCAATTCGTCGTTTCACAAAACCAGTAAAAATCCTAACAGATCATGCTCGAAAACTCACAGAGAATAACTTCCAGGCAGAAAAGTCAGATGAACTCGCCCACCTGACAGAATTTTCACATGATGAAATGGGTGCTCTTGCTCAAACATTCATTAACATGGAGCACACACTGAAGGATTACATCACAAATCTCAAAGCCACGACGGCTGAAAAAGAAAAGATACAGAGTGAACTTCGCATTGCACATGACATCCAGATGAGTATGATCCCGAAGCAATTCCCGGCATTTCCTGACCGGGAGGAGATTGAAATTTATGCTTTTATCGAGCCTGCAAAAGAGGTCGGAGGAGATCTATATGATTTCTTTTTCATCGATCAAGACCACCTTTGTTTTCTCATTGGAGACGTCTCAGACAAAGGTGTGCCTGCTGCTCTTTTTATGGCTCGCAGTTTGAGCATGATACGTTCTACAGTTCGTTTGATGAATAAAGCCAGTAATGAGATTCCCCTTCCATCGGATGTTATATCGGAAGTCAACAACGAGCTATATCAAAATAATCAACATTGCATGTTTTTAACGATACTGCTCGGAATCTTGGATGTTAAGAGCGGCAATGTTAAGTTAACCAATGCTGGTCATAATCATCCCTATTTGATAAAAGAAAAAAGCATCGCACCGATTTTACTTCCAACAAGTCCTCCTCTCGGGATACATCCCAAAACCAAATATCAAACAGAGCAGATCACTCTTGAACATTTTCAAAGTATATTTTTATACACTGATGGAATTACCGAGGCAGTAAATGAAAACGACGTGCTTTTTGGAGAAGAAAAATTAGAAAAAACTTTACGAATTATACCAGACGCAGAACCAATTCAAGTTATCAAATCTATAACAAAAGAGGTTCATGAGTTTGCAGCCAACAAACCGCAGTTTGACGATATCACGATGCTTGATATCAGATTTCTGGGCAAACAAATATAG
- a CDS encoding STAS domain-containing protein — protein sequence MHITTSKEKNIRIIGIDGKVDSFTSKDFQDSLIRHIIDGEKLILVDCSKLEYISSSGIRAFYFALRELNDHGTIAVCSANENVLHTLEIVDFFSDFPIYSTIDEAIENLS from the coding sequence ATGCATATCACAACAAGTAAAGAGAAAAACATTAGGATAATCGGGATCGATGGGAAGGTTGATTCATTCACTTCAAAAGATTTTCAGGACTCACTAATACGTCATATTATTGATGGGGAAAAATTGATTCTTGTTGATTGTTCGAAACTTGAATACATAAGCAGTTCAGGCATCCGCGCTTTCTACTTTGCTTTGCGGGAATTGAACGATCACGGAACGATTGCAGTCTGCTCTGCAAATGAGAATGTTCTTCACACCCTCGAAATTGTTGATTTCTTCTCTGATTTTCCCATATATAGCACTATCGACGAAGCAATAGAAAATTTATCTTAG
- a CDS encoding ABC transporter substrate-binding protein, whose amino-acid sequence MKKIFIISFVLLIIIISGCTSKKEITIAALLSLTGDLSSSGLSAQAACEIAERDINSYLTCIGKPYSFHIEFEDTQTDPIVALRKARLMHSKGIKTIIGVQSSSELANIMPFADKNRLVVISTESTAPALAIEDDFIFRLVPDDTQQAKAIVQLLEILNYKVIIPFFRNDSWGIGLMDGIKQELKNSSIQLLDGIAFDPLTKDFQEDLTELSIILKSTVKTHDPEECCVYFLAFEESALIFESLHNYPTCTSVRWFGSDGTARNEGLRTNEQAAQTAINVQFINPMYSPEKTEKALFLDLQLTKKYNLTPSSYTSAAYDACWLAALSHIVTKNGDSEEIAKAFIHTANAYYGCTGWTVLNKTGDRKDGNYDFWEIENKNGSYEWTSTMTFIGNNHTINTP is encoded by the coding sequence ATGAAAAAAATCTTCATTATTAGTTTTGTTCTACTTATTATTATCATCTCCGGTTGCACATCAAAAAAAGAGATTACCATCGCAGCACTTCTTTCACTTACAGGCGATCTTTCGTCCTCCGGTTTAAGTGCACAGGCAGCTTGCGAAATAGCTGAACGAGATATCAATTCATACCTGACTTGTATTGGCAAACCATACAGTTTTCACATAGAATTTGAGGATACACAAACTGATCCCATCGTTGCACTTCGAAAAGCGAGACTAATGCATTCCAAAGGAATCAAGACGATCATCGGCGTGCAGTCGAGTTCAGAACTGGCAAACATAATGCCATTTGCTGATAAAAACAGGCTGGTTGTTATAAGCACGGAAAGTACTGCACCTGCTCTTGCTATTGAAGATGACTTTATTTTCAGGCTTGTTCCGGACGATACTCAGCAGGCAAAGGCAATTGTTCAGTTACTTGAAATCCTGAATTACAAAGTAATTATTCCATTTTTTAGAAATGACTCATGGGGAATTGGATTAATGGACGGTATAAAGCAAGAGTTAAAGAATTCGTCGATTCAACTCCTCGACGGAATTGCTTTCGATCCTCTTACAAAAGATTTTCAGGAAGATCTAACAGAATTAAGCATCATTCTAAAGTCCACCGTTAAAACTCATGATCCTGAAGAATGCTGTGTGTACTTTCTTGCTTTTGAAGAATCTGCTCTAATTTTTGAATCACTTCATAATTATCCTACATGTACATCTGTTCGGTGGTTTGGCAGTGACGGTACAGCACGAAACGAAGGATTAAGAACAAATGAACAAGCTGCTCAAACAGCAATTAACGTACAATTCATCAATCCTATGTACAGCCCTGAGAAAACAGAAAAAGCACTATTTCTGGATCTTCAACTCACCAAGAAATACAATCTAACACCTTCATCGTATACATCAGCAGCATATGATGCCTGCTGGCTTGCGGCACTTTCTCACATCGTAACCAAAAACGGAGATTCAGAAGAGATAGCTAAGGCATTTATTCATACTGCGAATGCATATTATGGTTGTACGGGCTGGACTGTTTTAAATAAAACGGGTGACAGGAAAGATGGCAACTATGATTTTTGGGAAATAGAGAATAAGAACGGTTCATATGAATGGACAAGCACAATGACATTCATAGGAAATAATCATACGATCAACACACCATAG
- a CDS encoding TAXI family TRAP transporter solute-binding subunit gives MKKLVFALLSIVLLLSCTQTKIEFPDELVIGSGPSGGTWFTFGKLLEQLYSEKLTKTVSVPGGGVENVVNLNENDIDLGFSTAVLGKAAVDGMPPFETPQINVSCIGNLYNQYLYCVVRTDYAYQNQLSVLDDIFSKKLPVKLGVLSKGTVSEYVTKNILLQLDSSYEKILNLGGKVEFDTYTTGSIHLVEGAIDVFIFMASSPADIVIDLENEIHISLLPCSKELIDSMHREIGTTSHEIKKHSYKSLFHDIHVIGDYTVLLVRNSLSNEVVTALAKTMFKNTKYLSSTEKVIDQIEAKNAFSDTGFPLHPGAEQYYKDCGLWED, from the coding sequence ATGAAAAAATTAGTTTTTGCACTATTGTCGATTGTCCTTCTATTGAGCTGCACACAAACAAAGATAGAATTCCCTGATGAACTTGTCATCGGATCAGGTCCATCCGGAGGTACGTGGTTTACCTTCGGAAAACTTCTTGAACAACTCTATTCAGAAAAGCTGACAAAAACTGTTTCGGTTCCAGGGGGTGGTGTCGAAAATGTTGTTAATCTTAACGAAAACGATATCGATCTTGGATTTTCTACAGCAGTTCTCGGAAAAGCTGCCGTAGATGGCATGCCCCCTTTTGAGACACCTCAAATCAATGTGTCCTGCATCGGCAATCTTTATAATCAATATCTCTATTGTGTTGTTCGAACCGATTATGCTTATCAAAACCAACTCAGCGTACTTGATGACATCTTCTCGAAGAAACTGCCTGTAAAACTCGGCGTGTTGAGTAAGGGCACAGTAAGTGAATATGTAACAAAAAATATTCTTTTGCAACTCGATTCATCATATGAGAAGATCTTAAATTTGGGTGGAAAAGTGGAGTTTGACACCTATACAACAGGCTCTATCCATCTTGTTGAAGGAGCGATAGATGTATTTATTTTTATGGCTTCATCACCTGCGGATATTGTTATCGATTTGGAAAACGAGATACACATTTCACTCCTTCCATGCTCAAAAGAACTTATTGATTCTATGCACCGTGAAATTGGAACAACGAGCCATGAAATAAAAAAACATTCGTACAAATCTCTATTTCATGACATCCATGTCATAGGAGATTATACAGTCCTTCTTGTTCGTAATTCTCTATCAAACGAAGTCGTGACAGCCCTTGCGAAAACTATGTTCAAAAATACAAAATATCTCTCAAGTACAGAAAAGGTTATCGACCAGATAGAAGCCAAGAATGCGTTCTCTGATACCGGTTTCCCACTTCATCCCGGAGCAGAGCAGTATTATAAAGATTGCGGTTTATGGGAGGATTAG
- a CDS encoding nitroreductase family protein, which translates to MDDFTNPVIELLVKHRSIRKFKEKDIPQAMINTIVRSGQQAAFAFQAYSVLLSKNKKKNPFHAPLYFIPCLDLHKIEKIMETRKWKIVLNDLYCLLLGLQDAAYMAQNMVIAAESLGLGTCYIGAVPYYADKIAEQFDLPKKVFPLVGIAIGYPAEDPPTRPRYPLSFSLFEDNYPELDESAIENAKKVMDEGYLSQDYYKQLNAKISLTGGRKETFDYDTYSWTEHISRKLGQWDPSPDKLLEQFRKRGFDFSSSDKK; encoded by the coding sequence ATGGATGACTTCACAAATCCTGTGATCGAGCTTCTTGTGAAGCACAGATCAATTCGTAAATTTAAGGAAAAAGATATTCCTCAAGCAATGATCAATACCATTGTCCGATCAGGTCAACAGGCAGCATTTGCCTTCCAGGCGTACAGCGTACTTCTCTCAAAAAATAAGAAGAAAAATCCTTTTCATGCACCGCTCTATTTTATCCCTTGTTTAGATCTTCACAAGATTGAGAAAATCATGGAAACACGGAAATGGAAGATAGTATTGAATGACCTGTATTGTCTTCTGCTTGGTCTTCAGGATGCTGCGTATATGGCACAAAATATGGTCATCGCTGCTGAAAGTCTTGGACTCGGTACATGCTATATCGGGGCAGTACCTTATTATGCAGATAAGATTGCCGAACAGTTCGATCTCCCCAAGAAAGTATTTCCTCTCGTTGGAATCGCAATCGGTTATCCTGCAGAAGATCCACCCACACGACCACGCTATCCTTTATCATTCTCACTCTTTGAAGACAATTATCCGGAACTTGATGAAAGCGCAATCGAGAATGCTAAAAAAGTTATGGATGAAGGATATCTGTCGCAGGATTATTATAAACAACTAAACGCGAAGATAAGCTTAACAGGTGGCCGGAAAGAAACATTCGATTACGATACGTATAGCTGGACAGAGCATATCAGCAGAAAATTAGGTCAATGGGATCCGTCGCCAGATAAACTGCTTGAACAATTCAGAAAACGTGGTTTCGATTTCTCCAGTTCCGATAAAAAATGA